Within Marinomonas mediterranea MMB-1, the genomic segment CTTTTATGTCTTTGTGATGAAGAAAACGCAATGAGTACAAAAGAAATAGTAGCTCTCTGCTTGAATATTTTATTAGCAGCGACAGAACCTGCCGATAAAACATTGGCGATGCTTTTCAAATGTCTGTTGGATGATCCAGAACTATTTGATGTAGTGAATCGAGATCGAAAACTTATGAGGCGAGCGATCGAAGAAACCCTTAGGCTTCATTCTCCCGTTCAGCTTATTCCTCGTCAGGCTAGCACCGACATTGAACTATCTGGAGTCTTGATTAAAAAGGGAGCATTAGTTTTTAACATGATTGGTGCTGCTAACCGAGACCCAAATATCTTTCCGGAACCCTCTAAATTTAAGTTAAACCGAAAAGTCGACCAGTCGAAAGTTCCGATAAAAAAACATCACTTAGCTTTTGGGGCGGGACTACATATTTGCCTTGGAGCTGAGTTTTCGATAAGACAGATAGAGATCACCGCGAATATTCTAATGGATTTACTCTTGGATATGCGGATTCCCAATGATTTTAGTTATGTGGAGCGGGGTTTGTATACCAGAGGACCAGAGTCTCTCAAGTTATTATTTAACAGAGCTCCTCATCAGGGAGATATGTATCGTTTTTCCCTCGAAGTAGATGTGGGGGCTATATGACTTCAT encodes:
- a CDS encoding cytochrome P450, cyclodipeptide synthase-associated — protein: MSHIETFDVLNPGFVADPYPFYEYLHRSNCIFQDNQTSAYFIGKYDDVKTVLTTPVFTTAPLSVRAQPVMGDRVLAQMEGQEHLHKRKAVLHGLSGKYFKEKYSVLISRVTQKLLQPYLEKGEIDLVLDFGKDYAVLVTLGILGLPSENYQQIAEWHVGVANFITQLNQNELEKMHSLECSRSLRAFLAPIVEERRLSPGSDLISLLCLCDEENAMSTKEIVALCLNILLAATEPADKTLAMLFKCLLDDPELFDVVNRDRKLMRRAIEETLRLHSPVQLIPRQASTDIELSGVLIKKGALVFNMIGAANRDPNIFPEPSKFKLNRKVDQSKVPIKKHHLAFGAGLHICLGAEFSIRQIEITANILMDLLLDMRIPNDFSYVERGLYTRGPESLKLLFNRAPHQGDMYRFSLEVDVGAI